Proteins encoded within one genomic window of Chlorobaculum sp. MV4-Y:
- the gap gene encoding type I glyceraldehyde-3-phosphate dehydrogenase: protein MAKVKVGINGFGRIGRLVFRQAMENPEIEIVGINDLTDVKTLAHLLKYDSSHKKFNGEVKIEGDNLVVNGRTIAICAQKDPAQLPWASLGANLVVESTGIFTSREAASKHIAAGAKKVIISAPAKDKVDATIVMGVNDKSITGAEEIVSNASCTTNCLAPMAKVLHENFGIVKGFMTTVHAYTNDQNILDLPHKDLRRARAAACSIIPTSTGAAKAIGEVLPELAGKLDGFAMRVPVPDGSVTDLSVIVEKEATKEAINAAMKAAAEGPMKGILDYNVDPIVSCDIVGNAHSCIFDSPLTMSSGNMVKIVGWYDNELGYATRVVDLLGIYSKFV from the coding sequence ATGGCGAAAGTAAAAGTTGGTATCAATGGTTTTGGCCGCATTGGCCGTCTGGTTTTCAGACAGGCCATGGAGAATCCTGAAATCGAGATCGTCGGAATCAACGATCTGACCGATGTTAAAACCCTTGCCCACCTCCTCAAATACGACAGCTCCCACAAGAAATTCAACGGTGAAGTCAAGATCGAAGGCGACAATCTGGTCGTCAACGGCAGAACCATCGCCATCTGCGCGCAGAAAGATCCCGCTCAGCTTCCCTGGGCCTCGCTCGGCGCGAACCTTGTGGTTGAATCGACAGGCATCTTCACCAGCCGCGAAGCCGCCTCGAAGCACATCGCCGCGGGAGCGAAGAAGGTGATCATCTCCGCTCCCGCGAAGGACAAGGTTGACGCCACCATCGTCATGGGTGTCAACGACAAGAGCATCACCGGCGCTGAGGAGATCGTCTCCAACGCGAGCTGCACCACCAACTGCCTCGCTCCGATGGCCAAGGTTCTCCACGAGAATTTCGGTATCGTCAAGGGCTTCATGACCACCGTGCACGCCTACACCAACGACCAGAACATCCTCGATCTTCCGCACAAGGATCTGCGCCGTGCGCGTGCCGCTGCCTGCTCGATCATTCCGACCTCGACCGGCGCAGCCAAGGCGATCGGCGAAGTGCTGCCCGAACTGGCAGGCAAGCTCGACGGTTTCGCCATGAGGGTTCCGGTGCCGGACGGCTCGGTCACCGACCTGTCGGTCATCGTTGAAAAAGAGGCCACCAAGGAGGCGATCAACGCCGCCATGAAAGCTGCCGCCGAAGGCCCGATGAAGGGTATCCTCGACTACAACGTCGATCCGATCGTCTCCTGCGACATCGTCGGCAACGCCCACTCCTGCATTTTCGACTCGCCGCTGACCATGAGCTCCGGCAACATGGTGAAAATCGTCGGGTGGTACGACAACGAACTCGGCTACGCCACCCGCGTGGTTGACCTGCTCGGCATCTACTCGAAGTTCGTGTAA